GGATAATACGGCTCATCTTCCTGCTCCGCGAAACGAGAATATTCTTTCATAATGACAGTCTTATCTTTAGGATAGGAATCTTCCCGCTCTGGGTGGAAGTGTCTAAATTCATGGATGCGAGTATATGGGAACTCAGCATCGTTATAGTTCATAACCGGTGTTCCCTGAAAATCGCCCGTATCTAGTACTTCCGTTTCAAAATCAAGTGTGCGCCAACCTAAATGTCCTTCAGAATAATTAAAGTAAAGATCAAGTGGGCCAGTATACACAATAGGAGCTTCTGGATTTTTTGCTCGTAGATCATCACGTACATCAAACCAGTCGGTATCTAATTGCACCTCAATATTTTCATGTGCCGCCATATTGTTAAGCCATGCCGCATATCCATCGACAGGAAGCCCTTCAAACGTATCGTTAAAATAGCGGTTATCGAAGTTATATCGCACCGGTAAGCGAGTAATATTTCCAGCTGGCAATTCTTTCGGATCAGTCTGCCACTGCTTAGCCGTGTAATCACGGATAAAAGCTTCATAAAGTGGGCGACCAATCAGCGATACCGCTTTCTCCTCTAAATTTGTTGCCTCAGCAGAATCGATCTCTGACGCTTGTTCCGCAATAAGTTTGCGCGCCTCATCAGGAGAGTAGTAACGACCAAAGAACTGATTAATCAACCCCAATCCCATAGGGAATTGGTATGCCGTTCCCTTATGCATAGCAAATACACGGTGCTGATAATTAGTGAATTTAGTGAACTGATTAACGTAATCCCATACTCGCTCATTCGAAGTGTGGAAAAGATGCGCACCATATTTATGGATTTCGATGCCTGTTTGCGGCTCTGCTTCAGAGTACGCATTACCACCTAAATGGCTACGGCGCTCCACAATAAGTACTTTCTTGTTGAGTTGGCTGGCTGCTCGCTCAGCAATAGTCAAACCGAAAAGTCCAGAGCCCACAACAATCAGATCAAATTCACTCATGACTCTAAGCGTATCCAAATTTCAGCGAACTACATACGCTTAACACAACGACACGCCGCCAACCCCCACGTTCAGTGCTTATACACATCATGCACACTATGTCTTTACTAAAAGAACCGCATAAAGTTAGGTAAACAAATTTTAAAAACTAATCAAAAATCACTCTTTTCATTACCAGGAAATAAAAAAATCTAAAACTCACAGAAAACTTCATTTACACAGTTCAAGCATCATTGTGTCAGTAAATAACGCCACTAATCACATGTTTCACAAAAATAACTTGTAAAACACCCGCCTACAATGACACCAATTAACTCACCATAGAGTTAGGGTTTACTGTGACCTCAAGTGTCATATTGAAGAGTCATAGCCGCACCACAGTACAAAGGGAGAAATACAGTGCAGCAACGACGTCGTTTAACGCCGACTGTGCGTAAGTCATCGATTGCTACCGTTCTTGCGGTTTCGCTCATTGCGTCCGCAGCCGTTGGCATCGGTACCTACCGAATTAACTACACACAGGGTGATTCCATCGCCCCTATTGACGCCAGCATCCAAACAACTAGCTTCGCCGATGGCGAAAATGTGTTGGTCAACGACCCAGCCATTGTTAGCCAAGGTGAAGGTACTGGTCCTCGTACCGTCAAACAATTCACTCGTGACGAAGAATTTTCTCAGTTTGCAATCACTTGGAAAGGTGAAAAAGACGTCGCAGTATTTATCCGCGGTTTGAAAGAAGACGGAAGCTGGACCGACTGGTACGATGCGGATCCACTTGACTATGGATCCGATGATCCCAATGCAACTCGAGGCACCGATCTTATTTACGTAGAACCCACTAAGACCGTCCAGGTCTCGATCAATGGTGTTGATGTCCTTGGCAATACCGGTCAAGATGTGCAACTTAATACTGATACTGGCACAGCCACAGATAACGTCGGTGCACAACCACCAGCTGAAGTACCAGTAGTACCTCAAGAAGTATCAGCAGATCAGGTAGAAAACAATCCTCCCGCTGAGGTTGCTACGCCTCATGTTGATCTGACTCAACCTGCACCACCTACAACGCAGCAGAATTCTGGCGTCGCACCGCTTCCATCAAACTTTGGCGATATTCGTCCTGTTGCAGAAGAAGAATCACTCAGTAATTCTGCGGCTGATTTCGATGCGGTATTCATCGAAGGCGGCGAATCTACGCTGCCAGAAAATGGTATCGAGCTTGCTGCCGATTCCGATGGAATACCACGAGTAATTTCTCGTGCCGGTTGGGGCGCAAATGAGAATATCCGATGCAGCAGCCCACAATATGACGATAAAGTCACTGGTATTGCTATTCACCACACTGCTGGTTCGAATAACTACACTGAAGCTCAAGCACCAGGTATTGTCCGCGGAATTTACCAATATCACGCACAGACCTTAGGTTGGTGTGATGTTGGATATCACTCACTTGCTGATAAATACGGAAACCTCTACGAAGGACGCTACGGTGGCTTAAATCGTAATGTCATTGGCGCACACGCAGGTGGTTTTAATCGCAACACCTGGGCAATTGCTATGCTCGGCAACTACGAGACCGAACACCCTAGCTCCGCAATAATTAACTCTGTTGGCAACCTTGCTGGTTGGCGTTCCAAGGTCGCTGGCATGGATCCTAGTGCGACAAATACCCACTATTCCGAGGGCGGTTCTTATACTTCTTATCCACA
This DNA window, taken from Corynebacterium kutscheri, encodes the following:
- the glf gene encoding UDP-galactopyranose mutase, yielding MSEFDLIVVGSGLFGLTIAERAASQLNKKVLIVERRSHLGGNAYSEAEPQTGIEIHKYGAHLFHTSNERVWDYVNQFTKFTNYQHRVFAMHKGTAYQFPMGLGLINQFFGRYYSPDEARKLIAEQASEIDSAEATNLEEKAVSLIGRPLYEAFIRDYTAKQWQTDPKELPAGNITRLPVRYNFDNRYFNDTFEGLPVDGYAAWLNNMAAHENIEVQLDTDWFDVRDDLRAKNPEAPIVYTGPLDLYFNYSEGHLGWRTLDFETEVLDTGDFQGTPVMNYNDAEFPYTRIHEFRHFHPEREDSYPKDKTVIMKEYSRFAEQEDEPYYPINTPEDREKLLKYRELAEQETATNKVFFGGRLGTYQYLDMHMAIASALSMFDNKLVDVLR
- a CDS encoding N-acetylmuramoyl-L-alanine amidase, whose protein sequence is MQQRRRLTPTVRKSSIATVLAVSLIASAAVGIGTYRINYTQGDSIAPIDASIQTTSFADGENVLVNDPAIVSQGEGTGPRTVKQFTRDEEFSQFAITWKGEKDVAVFIRGLKEDGSWTDWYDADPLDYGSDDPNATRGTDLIYVEPTKTVQVSINGVDVLGNTGQDVQLNTDTGTATDNVGAQPPAEVPVVPQEVSADQVENNPPAEVATPHVDLTQPAPPTTQQNSGVAPLPSNFGDIRPVAEEESLSNSAADFDAVFIEGGESTLPENGIELAADSDGIPRVISRAGWGANENIRCSSPQYDDKVTGIAIHHTAGSNNYTEAQAPGIVRGIYQYHAQTLGWCDVGYHSLADKYGNLYEGRYGGLNRNVIGAHAGGFNRNTWAIAMLGNYETEHPSSAIINSVGNLAGWRSKVAGMDPSATNTHYSEGGSYTSYPQGTPVLLPNIFGHKDVGNTACPGQHAYAQLGNIRNIAKTKYNSIAGSAPGGGNLNLDNQGNGQTNPGATSSTQSAIKLLTTLLGGNGSSNGNTTTTITGVVSLVALALGIASKQGLLPGTVSKIGDVEIVDGLTISALTPYIKPLLTLISSPELAKVANSLSSVLGAGGTNAAAYTAANGEEITYTIFDNGIALHSPSTGAHALWGVIADTWAAQGFDAGPLGLPINEEYTTNDELIRVDFQGGYITFDPATGAVDIRTTS